One genomic region from Mycobacterium basiliense encodes:
- a CDS encoding BTAD domain-containing putative transcriptional regulator, with amino-acid sequence MVEFCLLGEVEVLVDGRRLELGHARQRCVLAALMVEANRTISVAQLIDRVWGDAPPFSARNSLTSYVSRLRNLVAGTQSASISRRSSGYVLTTDAASVDLHRFRHLVAQARAMLDPGESADVLDRALDMWKGQPLAFLDTPWVNNLRGSLVHERLAVQLDRNDIALKAGRHAELLAGLATTLGAHPLDERVAGQLMLAQYRSGRRAEALRTYWEMRKRLAEELGVDPGPELHQVHQRILAEEPGMQASEGASRGGSGPWIAPVGAESASSLLRRVTGFVGRAQELAQAADALRQAPLLTLAGVGGVGKTRLAFEVARRQQQQRVADNVWICELGPLDSADAVGHTVALALRLRQQPGLDIEESVIGYLRAREGLLVVDNCEHVLETAANLVQRIVRHCPGVCVLATSRQPLGIEGERIIVVPPMAVEDAARLFADRARASRPDFTLDDQPVGVVAEICWRVDCLPLGIELAAARTRAMSAADMLRRLNDSRLLRGGARGALVRHQSLNATIDWSYHLLTESEQAFFARLSVFAGSFDLDAAHEVCGADGVGDDETLELIASLVDKSMVTVLSVAGRTRYGILETLRAYARERLQEKGSDSRYASRHAMYFTELAELAGVGVHGPDERDWIERILPDNDNLRAAFEWAMLSGAIDVAMRLIASLPELIGVRVGYEVAGWAERLVAVADPGHRLFAEVVGVAARGAWNLGDSSRARHLVALAEDRLPRRDCARISYPADVLADAALAVGDASKASTYWAAEVDRARREDNPLRLVQAISALAGCQGVLGNTEAASPAALEAVAVADRMANPTAQSMAYFGLGFLLKKSEPERALELFDEAARLAWDVQNFWWYGIALMEAAGTRAVQGDPATAARMFIEVLDHWDRVGDWAEQWVCLRYVARLLARLGADEDALFVHSAVVAAGKPPPLRAELLQGLTARVGADGLAASPSGEVSGANAVARAASRLRRYAGPCHLDV; translated from the coding sequence ATGGTCGAGTTCTGCCTTCTCGGAGAAGTGGAAGTTCTCGTCGACGGGCGGCGACTAGAACTTGGCCATGCGCGTCAACGGTGCGTGCTCGCCGCGTTGATGGTCGAGGCGAACCGTACGATTTCCGTGGCGCAGTTAATTGACCGCGTTTGGGGGGATGCGCCGCCTTTTTCGGCTCGCAATTCCTTGACAAGCTACGTGTCTCGATTGCGGAATCTGGTTGCTGGTACCCAAAGTGCGTCGATTTCGCGTAGGTCGAGCGGTTATGTGCTTACCACTGACGCAGCGTCGGTGGATTTGCATCGCTTTCGGCACTTGGTTGCCCAGGCACGCGCGATGCTGGACCCGGGCGAGTCCGCAGATGTACTTGACCGTGCACTGGACATGTGGAAAGGGCAGCCCCTCGCATTCCTTGACACACCTTGGGTGAACAACCTTCGCGGTTCCCTTGTTCACGAGCGACTTGCGGTACAACTGGACCGCAACGACATCGCTTTGAAAGCGGGACGCCACGCCGAGCTGCTAGCGGGGCTTGCTACGACGTTGGGCGCCCACCCATTGGACGAACGTGTTGCGGGCCAATTGATGCTGGCCCAGTACCGCAGTGGTCGGCGCGCGGAAGCGCTGCGCACCTATTGGGAGATGCGCAAGCGGCTCGCCGAGGAGCTAGGGGTGGATCCCGGCCCGGAGCTACACCAGGTGCATCAGCGCATTCTTGCCGAAGAACCGGGTATGCAGGCATCGGAGGGTGCATCGCGGGGTGGCTCGGGTCCGTGGATAGCGCCGGTCGGTGCTGAATCGGCATCGAGTCTCTTGCGGCGCGTGACCGGCTTCGTGGGTCGCGCACAAGAATTGGCGCAGGCTGCAGACGCATTGCGACAGGCTCCTCTGCTGACATTGGCTGGGGTCGGTGGGGTGGGCAAGACGCGGTTGGCATTCGAGGTAGCTCGGCGCCAGCAGCAGCAGCGCGTCGCGGACAATGTGTGGATCTGCGAGCTGGGACCGTTGGACAGCGCTGATGCGGTGGGGCACACCGTTGCTTTGGCGCTGAGGTTGCGCCAACAGCCGGGCCTTGACATCGAGGAATCGGTAATCGGGTACCTGCGGGCGCGAGAAGGTCTGTTGGTGGTCGATAACTGCGAACACGTGCTTGAGACTGCCGCGAACTTGGTTCAGCGGATCGTACGGCACTGCCCCGGCGTCTGCGTATTGGCGACTAGCCGGCAACCGTTGGGCATTGAGGGTGAGCGGATCATTGTGGTGCCACCCATGGCGGTGGAGGATGCGGCCCGGTTGTTCGCCGACCGGGCTCGTGCGAGCCGGCCAGACTTCACATTGGACGACCAGCCGGTGGGGGTGGTAGCCGAGATTTGTTGGCGGGTGGATTGTCTGCCGTTGGGCATAGAGCTGGCCGCGGCACGCACGCGGGCGATGAGTGCAGCCGATATGCTTCGGCGCCTAAATGATTCGCGTCTACTGCGTGGCGGTGCGCGGGGAGCGCTCGTTCGACATCAGAGTCTGAACGCGACAATCGATTGGTCGTATCACTTGCTTACCGAATCCGAACAAGCGTTTTTTGCCAGGCTTTCGGTGTTCGCGGGGTCTTTCGATTTGGATGCCGCTCACGAGGTGTGCGGTGCAGACGGCGTCGGTGACGACGAAACCTTGGAGTTGATAGCCAGTCTGGTCGACAAATCGATGGTGACCGTGCTGAGTGTTGCTGGCCGGACCCGGTACGGGATCCTCGAAACGCTGCGCGCCTACGCACGAGAACGACTGCAGGAGAAGGGAAGTGATTCCCGTTATGCCTCACGCCATGCGATGTACTTCACCGAACTCGCCGAGTTGGCCGGCGTGGGTGTGCACGGCCCCGACGAGCGTGACTGGATTGAGCGGATTCTGCCCGACAATGACAATCTGCGCGCGGCGTTCGAGTGGGCAATGCTCAGCGGCGCAATCGATGTTGCGATGCGACTGATCGCATCGTTGCCTGAACTTATCGGGGTGCGTGTCGGTTACGAAGTAGCCGGCTGGGCCGAGCGACTGGTTGCGGTTGCCGATCCGGGGCATCGGCTGTTCGCCGAGGTCGTGGGCGTGGCGGCGCGGGGTGCCTGGAATCTCGGTGATTCCTCGCGGGCGCGCCACCTGGTGGCCCTGGCCGAGGATCGTCTTCCAAGGCGAGATTGCGCACGCATCTCATATCCGGCCGACGTGCTGGCCGATGCGGCCCTCGCTGTTGGCGACGCGAGCAAAGCGTCAACGTACTGGGCAGCCGAGGTAGATCGCGCTCGGCGTGAGGACAACCCGCTTCGGTTGGTGCAAGCGATCTCCGCACTCGCGGGCTGTCAGGGCGTGCTGGGTAACACAGAAGCAGCTTCGCCGGCCGCCCTGGAGGCGGTGGCCGTCGCCGATCGCATGGCCAACCCGACGGCGCAGTCGATGGCCTACTTCGGGTTGGGCTTTTTGCTCAAAAAATCCGAGCCCGAGCGTGCGCTGGAATTGTTCGACGAGGCGGCTCGGCTCGCCTGGGATGTGCAGAATTTCTGGTGGTATGGCATCGCGTTGATGGAGGCCGCGGGAACACGTGCGGTGCAAGGAGATCCGGCAACCGCGGCACGAATGTTCATCGAGGTGCTCGACCATTGGGATCGCGTCGGAGACTGGGCTGAGCAGTGGGTGTGCCTTCGCTACGTCGCGCGTCTGTTGGCCCGGCTCGGCGCCGACGAGGATGCCCTGTTTGTCCACAGCGCCGTTGTCGCCGCGGGCAAGCCCCCGCCGCTACGTGCAGAACTGCTGCAGGGGCTCACCGCACGGGTGGGCGCGGACGGCTTGGCTGCCAGCCCAAGCGGGGAGGTCAGCGGGGCGAACGCAGTCGCTCGGGCGGCGTCGCGCCTGCGACGCTATGCCGGACCATGCCACCTCGACGTATAG
- a CDS encoding PE family protein, translating to MSFVNVVPEVLEAAAQDLAGIQSALQEVSAAVAAPTTALAAAGEDEVSAAIAALFGTFGKEYQAVSAQASAFHDAFVKAMGGSAASYLEAEVANGVALLTGQSAAAAVGAELSGGLMAGLTGELALQTASSLATAFGSGVSGLALQTGGAIVSGIGTGLVQTGEAIVAMGNSLQNFGALISGFGVGLSAQANAALTQALTLGGSLGAQLSASLSGSFDLGLPELIAAFNSGFSGLLQTGQTVTANLIGNVSGGISGLIQTGGSILANFGGSLPDLAAQFNAALQASFGGAFPELVGAFSGGLSGLVQAGQELLANVAAGFGGGLSGLVQAGQTLLVNLAGGLSLPALAAQFNAALQASFGGAFPELVGAFSGGLSGLVQAGQELLANVAAGFGGGLSGLVQAGQTLLAALSGGLSLPALAAQFNAALQASFGGAFPELVGAFSGGLSGLVQAGQELLANVAAGFGGGLSGLVQAGQTLLAALSGGLSLPALAAQFNAALQASFGGAFPELVGAFSGGLSGLVQAGQELLANVAAGFGGGLSGLVQAGQTLLVNLAGGLSLPALAAQFNAALQASFGGAFPELVGAFSGGLSGLVQAGQELLANVAAGFGGGLSGLVQAGQTLLAALSGGLSLPALAAQFNAALQASFGGAFPELVGAFSGGLSGLVQAGQELLANVAAGFGGGLSGLVQAGQTLLAALSGGLSLPALAAQFNAALQASFGGAFPELVGAFSGGLSGLVQAGQELLANVAAGFGGGLSGLVQAGQTLLAALSGGLSLPALAAQFNAALQASFGGAFPELVGAFSGGLSGLVQAGQELLANVAAGFGGGLSGLVQAGQTLLVNLAGGLSLPALAAQFNAALQASFGGAFPELVGAFSGGLSGLVQAGQELLANVAAGFGGGLSGLVQAGQTLLVNLAGGLSLPALAAQFNAALQASFGGAFPELVGAFSGGLSGLVQAGQELLANVAAGFGGGLSGLVQAGQTLLVNLAGGLSLPALAAQFNAALQASFGGAFPELVGAFSGGLSGLVQAGQELLANVAAGFGGGLSGLVQAGQTLLAALSGGLSLPALAAQFNAALQASFGGAFPELVGAFSGGLSGLVQAGQELLANVAAGFGGGLSGLVQAGQTLLVNLAGGLSLPALAAQFNAALQASFGAAFPELVGAFSGGLNGLVQIGQTFAAGLAGSFNAPALVAAFNAGLNGLIDTTQAVAVNLAAGFNAPAFVAALNGGLNGLIQTGQALAINLAGSFNAPALAAQLSAALQAGLGGSVPALVGAFNGGLSGLIQTGQSLATSLMGGFNVPALAAQLSAALQAGLGGSIPAMVGAFSGGLNGLVQTGEALAGTLAGAFGGSLPELAANLSTALSASLSGNLSAELSTALTAGISNTLSGLAQTGATLAGSFGGALSGLIGTGEALVGTFGAGASGLLQTGEALAMIWQNTAAQIGGTLTSALGATLGVAFPGLSQAGTTLVTGIVNATAGLGQTGGVILTALDQGALGLAADIRAALANLELAIQAALSASFGVQVGT from the coding sequence ATGTCTTTTGTTAACGTGGTGCCCGAGGTACTCGAAGCGGCAGCCCAAGACTTGGCAGGTATTCAATCAGCGCTGCAAGAGGTGAGTGCTGCGGTCGCAGCGCCCACCACCGCATTGGCGGCTGCGGGGGAGGACGAGGTATCAGCCGCAATCGCAGCGCTATTCGGCACGTTCGGCAAGGAATATCAAGCCGTCAGCGCACAAGCGTCGGCCTTCCATGATGCGTTCGTCAAGGCGATGGGCGGGTCCGCCGCTTCGTATCTGGAAGCGGAGGTAGCGAATGGTGTTGCCCTCTTAACGGGTCAAAGCGCCGCCGCCGCAGTGGGCGCGGAGCTCAGTGGTGGGCTAATGGCCGGTTTGACGGGTGAGCTTGCGCTTCAAACCGCCAGCTCGCTGGCGACGGCTTTCGGCTCGGGCGTCTCGGGTCTAGCGTTGCAGACCGGTGGCGCCATCGTGTCCGGCATCGGCACGGGGCTGGTTCAAACCGGTGAGGCCATCGTCGCGATGGGCAACTCGCTGCAGAACTTCGGTGCGTTGATATCGGGCTTCGGCGTTGGACTAAGTGCCCAGGCAAACGCCGCTCTCACCCAGGCCCTGACCTTGGGTGGTTCGTTAGGCGCCCAGCTGAGCGCGTCACTGTCAGGCAGCTTCGATCTCGGTCTTCCTGAGCTGATTGCGGCGTTCAATAGCGGATTTAGCGGGCTGCTTCAGACCGGCCAAACCGTGACGGCAAACCTGATTGGAAACGTCAGTGGGGGGATTAGCGGACTAATCCAAACCGGCGGAAGCATTTTGGCTAACTTCGGTGGCAGTCTGCCCGACCTGGCGGCGCAGTTTAATGCGGCGTTGCAGGCCAGTTTTGGTGGGGCGTTTCCGGAGTTGGTGGGGGCGTTTAGTGGTGGGTTGAGTGGGTTGGTGCAGGCCGGTCAGGAGTTGTTGGCCAATGTGGCGGCTGGTTTTGGTGGTGGGTTGAGTGGTTTGGTGCAGGCCGGGCAAACACTGCTGGTGAATTTGGCTGGTGGGTTGAGTTTGCCGGCGTTGGCGGCGCAGTTTAATGCGGCGTTGCAGGCCAGTTTTGGTGGGGCGTTTCCGGAGTTGGTGGGGGCGTTTAGTGGTGGGTTGAGTGGGTTGGTGCAGGCCGGTCAGGAGTTGTTGGCCAATGTGGCGGCTGGTTTTGGTGGTGGGTTGAGTGGGTTGGTGCAGGCCGGGCAAACACTGCTGGCGGCGTTAAGTGGTGGGTTGAGTTTGCCGGCGTTGGCGGCGCAGTTTAATGCGGCGTTGCAGGCCAGTTTTGGTGGGGCGTTTCCGGAGTTGGTGGGGGCGTTTAGTGGTGGGTTGAGTGGGTTGGTGCAGGCCGGTCAGGAGTTGTTGGCCAATGTGGCGGCTGGTTTTGGTGGTGGGTTGAGTGGGTTGGTGCAGGCCGGGCAAACACTGCTGGCGGCGTTAAGTGGTGGGTTGAGTTTGCCGGCGTTGGCGGCGCAGTTTAATGCGGCGTTGCAGGCCAGTTTTGGTGGGGCGTTTCCGGAGTTGGTGGGGGCGTTTAGTGGTGGGTTGAGTGGGTTGGTGCAGGCCGGTCAGGAGTTGTTGGCCAATGTGGCGGCTGGTTTTGGTGGTGGGTTGAGTGGGTTGGTGCAGGCCGGGCAAACACTGCTGGTGAATTTGGCTGGTGGGTTGAGTTTGCCGGCGTTGGCGGCGCAGTTTAATGCGGCGTTGCAGGCCAGTTTTGGTGGGGCGTTTCCGGAGTTGGTGGGGGCGTTTAGTGGTGGGTTGAGTGGGTTGGTGCAGGCCGGTCAGGAGTTGTTGGCCAATGTGGCGGCTGGTTTTGGTGGTGGGTTGAGTGGGTTGGTGCAGGCCGGGCAAACACTGCTGGCGGCGTTAAGTGGTGGGTTGAGTTTGCCGGCGTTGGCGGCGCAGTTTAATGCGGCGTTGCAGGCCAGTTTTGGTGGGGCGTTTCCGGAGTTGGTGGGGGCGTTTAGTGGTGGGTTGAGTGGGTTGGTGCAGGCCGGTCAGGAGTTGTTGGCCAATGTGGCGGCTGGTTTTGGTGGTGGGTTGAGTGGGTTGGTGCAGGCCGGGCAAACACTGCTGGCGGCGTTAAGTGGTGGGTTGAGTTTGCCGGCGTTGGCGGCGCAGTTTAATGCGGCGTTGCAGGCCAGTTTTGGTGGGGCGTTTCCGGAGTTGGTGGGGGCGTTTAGTGGTGGGTTGAGTGGGTTGGTGCAGGCCGGTCAGGAGTTGTTGGCCAATGTGGCGGCTGGTTTTGGTGGTGGGTTGAGTGGGTTGGTGCAGGCCGGGCAAACACTGCTGGCGGCGTTAAGTGGTGGGTTGAGTTTGCCGGCGTTGGCGGCGCAGTTTAATGCGGCGTTGCAGGCCAGTTTTGGTGGGGCGTTTCCGGAGTTGGTGGGGGCGTTTAGTGGTGGGTTGAGTGGGTTGGTGCAGGCCGGTCAGGAGTTGTTGGCCAATGTGGCGGCTGGTTTTGGTGGTGGGTTGAGTGGGTTGGTGCAGGCCGGGCAAACACTGCTGGTGAATTTGGCTGGTGGGTTGAGTTTGCCGGCGTTGGCGGCGCAGTTTAATGCGGCGTTGCAGGCCAGTTTTGGTGGGGCGTTTCCGGAGTTGGTGGGGGCGTTTAGTGGTGGGTTGAGTGGGTTGGTGCAGGCCGGTCAGGAGTTGTTGGCCAATGTGGCGGCTGGTTTTGGTGGTGGGTTGAGTGGGTTGGTGCAGGCCGGGCAAACACTGCTGGTGAATTTGGCTGGTGGGTTGAGTTTGCCGGCGTTGGCGGCGCAGTTTAATGCGGCGTTGCAGGCCAGTTTTGGTGGGGCGTTTCCGGAGTTGGTGGGGGCGTTTAGTGGTGGGTTGAGTGGGTTGGTGCAGGCCGGTCAGGAGTTGTTGGCCAATGTGGCGGCTGGTTTTGGTGGTGGGTTGAGTGGGTTGGTGCAGGCCGGGCAAACACTGCTGGTGAATTTGGCTGGTGGGTTGAGTTTGCCGGCGTTGGCGGCGCAGTTTAATGCGGCGTTGCAGGCCAGTTTTGGTGGGGCGTTTCCGGAGTTGGTGGGGGCGTTTAGTGGTGGGTTGAGTGGGTTGGTGCAGGCCGGTCAGGAGTTGTTGGCCAATGTGGCGGCTGGTTTTGGTGGTGGGTTGAGTGGGTTGGTGCAGGCCGGGCAAACACTGCTGGCGGCGTTAAGTGGTGGGTTGAGTTTGCCGGCGTTGGCGGCGCAGTTTAATGCGGCGTTGCAGGCCAGTTTTGGTGGGGCGTTTCCGGAGTTGGTGGGGGCGTTTAGTGGTGGGTTGAGTGGGTTGGTGCAGGCCGGTCAGGAGTTGTTGGCCAATGTGGCGGCTGGTTTTGGTGGTGGGTTGAGTGGGTTGGTGCAGGCCGGGCAAACACTGCTGGTGAATTTGGCTGGTGGGTTGAGTTTGCCGGCGTTGGCGGCGCAGTTTAATGCGGCGTTGCAGGCCAGTTTTGGTGCGGCGTTTCCGGAGTTGGTGGGGGCGTTTAGTGGTGGGTTGAATGGCCTGGTTCAGATCGGGCAGACGTTCGCCGCAGGTTTGGCCGGGAGTTTCAACGCCCCGGCGTTGGTCGCCGCATTCAACGCAGGGCTTAATGGGCTGATCGACACAACGCAAGCTGTGGCAGTCAATTTGGCGGCGGGGTTTAACGCGCCGGCGTTCGTGGCTGCTCTCAACGGCGGGCTCAACGGTTTGATCCAGACCGGACAGGCGCTGGCAATCAACCTCGCGGGTAGCTTTAATGCGCCGGCTTTGGCGGCCCAGCTGAGCGCGGCGCTACAGGCCGGCCTGGGCGGTTCGGTTCCGGCGCTGGTGGGCGCCTTTAATGGGGGCCTTAGCGGGTTGATCCAGACCGGACAGTCGTTGGCGACCAGCCTTATGGGTGGCTTCAACGTGCCGGCGTTGGCGGCCCAGCTAAGTGCGGCATTGCAGGCTGGACTGGGCGGCTCGATTCCGGCGATGGTTGGCGCGTTTAGCGGCGGGCTCAACGGGTTGGTCCAAACCGGCGAAGCCCTGGCCGGCACCCTGGCAGGCGCCTTTGGCGGAAGCTTGCCGGAGTTGGCCGCCAACTTATCAACGGCCTTGTCGGCCAGCTTAAGTGGGAACCTGTCGGCGGAGCTGAGCACCGCCCTAACGGCGGGTATTAGCAACACGCTATCGGGGTTGGCGCAGACCGGTGCAACGCTGGCGGGCAGCTTTGGCGGTGCGCTTTCGGGTCTCATCGGTACCGGTGAAGCGTTGGTGGGCACCTTCGGTGCGGGTGCTTCCGGGCTCTTGCAAACGGGAGAAGCACTCGCCATGATCTGGCAGAACACCGCCGCGCAGATTGGCGGAACATTAACTAGTGCGCTGGGGGCGACCCTGGGTGTCGCGTTCCCGGGGCTGTCGCAGGCAGGTACGACGCTCGTGACTGGGATTGTGAATGCCACTGCTGGACTTGGCCAGACCGGCGGCGTCATTTTGACCGCTTTGGACCAGGGTGCTCTCGGTCTAGCGGCCGATATCCGCGCAGCTTTGGCCAACCTTGAACTGGCGATCCAGGCGGCCTTAAGCGCTAGCTTCGGCGTTCAGGTCGGTACGTAG
- a CDS encoding PE family protein has protein sequence MSFVVADPESVSAAAASLADIRSALGAAAGAAAGPTTGVAAAAADEVSSAIATLFDTYGREFQAVNAQAAAFHAEFVRLLNGGAAAYLGTELANAEKNLLSAVNAPVQMMQGSLGDAALATVTGGGTAAAAETSGGLLGALFGAGTGGVGGILGGSGGLLDPIVFGGTGGLFGPLIGGNGALTALIGNGPLAPFFDGAGQQVGTALSALISGNGAALLSEQIGAITGDLAGLPGLGGLQALLPGLFPPSGGTPTAPAPGGAWQQLAVNTNTNLMALTDAWAADPFPLLRQVIANQQGYAYLLGQDLSLAIQNFPAEVVLLPETIEAGIQNLLAFNPGLYAQQFADGTFDDFQTIGTSLGEAGRDLQIGLAGFPSDMQTAVQAFAAGDYHLAVNDATKALLNVFITGFDTSDLNDIRLLGPVADLFPILAIPGQDIQGLSNLLPAGSIPAQMTHNLANVVNVLTDTSISTTISGTLDPPALVLGANFGLPLSVLFGVAGAPVAGLDGLATAGTTIGNGVATGNPLMVASGLIDAPALFLDGFLNGETIVDMALPVTFDVPIIGPLNIPVVIHLPFQGLLVPPHPITATVPLEILGIDIPIDLTLGGTQFGGLVPTLVNNVPHQLAEAIKPA, from the coding sequence ATGTCGTTTGTGGTTGCTGATCCGGAGTCGGTGAGTGCGGCGGCGGCAAGTTTGGCCGACATTCGTTCGGCCCTCGGCGCGGCAGCTGGGGCGGCTGCCGGCCCCACGACCGGAGTGGCAGCTGCGGCCGCCGATGAGGTATCGAGCGCCATCGCCACACTTTTCGACACCTACGGGCGGGAATTTCAGGCCGTCAACGCCCAAGCGGCAGCCTTTCATGCCGAGTTTGTGCGGTTGTTGAATGGCGGTGCTGCCGCATATCTCGGCACCGAACTGGCCAACGCGGAAAAGAACCTCCTGAGTGCTGTGAATGCGCCTGTCCAGATGATGCAAGGCTCACTGGGCGACGCCGCACTGGCCACCGTTACGGGTGGTGGCACAGCGGCCGCCGCGGAAACCAGCGGCGGGCTGTTGGGAGCGCTGTTTGGCGCCGGCACCGGAGGCGTAGGAGGGATCCTCGGTGGCAGTGGTGGGTTATTGGACCCGATTGTCTTTGGGGGCACCGGCGGGCTTTTTGGTCCGCTCATCGGCGGCAATGGGGCTCTCACCGCGCTGATCGGCAACGGGCCGCTTGCCCCGTTCTTCGACGGCGCAGGCCAACAGGTCGGAACCGCATTGTCGGCCCTGATCAGTGGCAACGGAGCCGCGCTGCTGTCTGAGCAGATCGGAGCGATCACCGGGGACCTCGCTGGCCTGCCCGGCCTGGGTGGGCTGCAGGCATTGTTGCCGGGTCTGTTCCCACCCAGCGGCGGCACTCCCACCGCACCTGCGCCCGGCGGTGCATGGCAGCAACTTGCCGTGAACACCAACACCAACTTGATGGCCCTCACCGATGCTTGGGCGGCCGACCCATTTCCGCTTTTGCGTCAGGTCATCGCCAACCAGCAGGGCTACGCGTACTTGCTTGGGCAGGATCTGAGCCTGGCTATCCAGAATTTCCCCGCCGAGGTAGTGCTCCTTCCGGAGACCATCGAAGCCGGCATCCAGAACCTGCTCGCCTTCAACCCGGGCTTGTACGCTCAGCAGTTCGCCGACGGCACGTTTGACGACTTCCAGACGATCGGTACATCTTTAGGTGAAGCGGGCCGCGACCTGCAGATCGGGCTGGCCGGTTTCCCGTCCGACATGCAAACCGCTGTACAGGCATTTGCGGCCGGGGACTACCACCTGGCAGTCAATGACGCTACGAAGGCCTTGCTCAATGTCTTTATCACTGGATTTGATACCAGCGACTTGAACGATATTCGGTTGCTGGGACCGGTAGCCGATCTGTTCCCGATCCTGGCCATCCCTGGTCAAGACATTCAAGGTTTGAGCAACCTCTTGCCTGCCGGTTCGATTCCGGCCCAGATGACACACAACTTGGCCAACGTCGTCAATGTGCTCACAGATACCAGCATCTCGACCACGATCTCGGGAACCCTAGATCCTCCGGCGCTGGTTCTCGGAGCAAACTTTGGATTGCCGCTATCCGTCTTGTTCGGGGTAGCCGGAGCGCCGGTTGCCGGACTTGACGGGCTCGCAACCGCAGGGACGACGATTGGAAATGGAGTCGCGACCGGAAATCCACTTATGGTGGCAAGCGGTCTCATTGACGCTCCAGCGCTCTTCCTGGATGGCTTCCTCAATGGCGAAACCATCGTCGATATGGCGTTGCCGGTGACGTTCGACGTGCCGATCATTGGGCCCCTCAACATACCGGTCGTCATTCATTTGCCCTTCCAGGGGCTTCTCGTTCCACCGCACCCCATTACGGCGACGGTGCCGCTCGAAATTCTTGGTATCGATATCCCGATCGACTTGACCCTTGGCGGTACCCAATTCGGCGGATTGGTCCCCACCCTGGTCAACAACGTGCCCCACCAACTTGCTGAGGCAATCAAACCAGCGTAG